The proteins below are encoded in one region of Phyllopteryx taeniolatus isolate TA_2022b chromosome 11, UOR_Ptae_1.2, whole genome shotgun sequence:
- the LOC133486082 gene encoding galactose-specific lectin nattectin-like produces MAFGLHLLLLLCGISGLFTGTCARAIKKDQSCPPGWTQLDDRCIIFQNEALNFRLSEIVCNILGGNLVSIHNDLENEVVRHVILAGAGSFQRSWIGLHDRVVDGDFFWTDGSPFDFNDWANNRPRVDTNQDCAEINFRDVSWNDIGCGAQRSFVCAMTTRSFPQHWRI; encoded by the exons ATGGCTTTTGGTCTTCACTTGTTGTTGCTCTTGTGTGGGATTAGTGGACTGTTCACTGGAACT TGTGCTCGTGCTATAAAGAAAG ATCAGTCTTGCCCTCCAGGCTGGACTCAGTTGGACGACCGCTGTATAATCTTTCAAAATGAGGCATTAAATTTCCGACTTTCCGAG ATTGTCTGCAACATTCTTGGTGGAAACCTGGTTTCAATCCACAATGATCTGGAAAATGAAGTAGTTCGACACGTGATTCTGGCAGGGGCTGGATCTTTTCAGCGTTCTTGGATTGGGCTCCATGACCGGGTTGTG GatggagattttttttggacagACGGCTCACCCTTTGATTTCAATGACTGGGCGAATAACCGGCCGAGAGTGGATACAAATCAAGACTGTGCAGAAATAAACTTTCGAG ATGTATCCTGGAATGATATTGGGTGTGGTGCGCAAAGATCCTTTGTGTGTGCCATGACAACAAGGTCATTTCCTCAGCATTGGCGTATCTAG